One window from the genome of Phocoena phocoena chromosome 15, mPhoPho1.1, whole genome shotgun sequence encodes:
- the NTHL1 gene encoding endonuclease III-like protein 1 isoform X2, protein MNAVGVRMVTRSRSRGPGAGQQGSREKPAPLRREEAAAEGRKSYSPVKRQRKAQRLNVAYEASEGEKGEGVEHLQSPAWEPQDWRQQLENIRTMRSGKDAPVDQLGVEHCYDLSAPPKVRRYQVLLSLMLSSQTKDQVTAGAMQRLRARGLTVDSILQMDDSTLGTLIYPVGFWRNKVKYIKQTSAILQQRYDGDIPASLAELVALPGVGPKMAHLAMAVAWGTVSGIAVDTHVHRIVNRLRWTRKATKSPEETRRALEEWLPRELWSEINGLLVGFGQQTCLPLHPRCQACLNRALCPAAHGL, encoded by the exons ATGAATGCGGTGGGCGTGAGGATGGTGACCCGCAGCCGGAGCCGGGGACCCGGGGCCGGTCAGCAAGGAAGTAGGGAGAAGCCCGCGCCGCTCCGGAGAGAAGAGGCGGCTGCAG AAGGTAGGAAAAGCTACAGCCCTGTGAAGCGTCAGCGGAAGGCTCAAAGACTGAATGTGGCCTACGAGgcctcagaaggtgagaaaggagaGGGGGTTGAGCATCTCCAGTCACCAGCCTGGGAGCCTCAGGACTGGCGGCAGCAGCTGGAGAACATCCGGACCATGAGGAGTGGAAAGGACGCGCCTGTGGACCAGCTGGGGGTTGAACACTGCTATGACCTCAGCGCACCCCCGAAG GTGCGGAGGTACCAGGTGTTGCTGTCACTGATGCTCTCCAGCCAGACCAAGGACCAGGTGACAGCAGGCGCCATGCAGCGGCTGCGGGCCCGGGGCCTGACGGTGGACAGCATCCTGCAGATGGATGACAGCACACTGGGCACGCTCATCTATCCTGTGGGCTTCTGGAGG AACAAGGTGAAGTACATCAAGCAGACCAGTGCTATCCTGCAGCAGCGCTATGATGGGGACATCCCAGCCTCCTTGGCAGAGCTGGTGGCACTGCCAGGCGTTGGGCCCAAGATGGCGCATTTGGCCATGGCAGTGGCCTGGGGCACTGTGTCAGGCATTG CAGTGGACACACACGTGCACAGAATCGTAAACCGACTCAGGTGGACCAGGAAGGCAACCAAGTCCCCGGAGGAGACCCGCAGGGCACTGGAAGAGTGGCTGCCCAG GGAGCTGTGGAGCGAGATCAATGGACTGCTGGTGGGCTTTGGCCAGCAGACTTGCCTGCCCCTCCACCCACGCTGCCAGGCCTGCCTCAACCGGGCCCTGTGCCCAGCTGCACACGGACTCTGA
- the NTHL1 gene encoding endonuclease III-like protein 1 isoform X1 produces MNAVGVRMVTRSRSRGPGAGQQGSREKPAPLRREEAAAEGRKSYSPVKRQRKAQRLNVAYEASEGEKGEGVEHLQSPAWEPQDWRQQLENIRTMRSGKDAPVDQLGVEHCYDLSAPPKNKVKYIKQTSAILQQRYDGDIPASLAELVALPGVGPKMAHLAMAVAWGTVSGIAVDTHVHRIVNRLRWTRKATKSPEETRRALEEWLPRELWSEINGLLVGFGQQTCLPLHPRCQACLNRALCPAAHGL; encoded by the exons ATGAATGCGGTGGGCGTGAGGATGGTGACCCGCAGCCGGAGCCGGGGACCCGGGGCCGGTCAGCAAGGAAGTAGGGAGAAGCCCGCGCCGCTCCGGAGAGAAGAGGCGGCTGCAG AAGGTAGGAAAAGCTACAGCCCTGTGAAGCGTCAGCGGAAGGCTCAAAGACTGAATGTGGCCTACGAGgcctcagaaggtgagaaaggagaGGGGGTTGAGCATCTCCAGTCACCAGCCTGGGAGCCTCAGGACTGGCGGCAGCAGCTGGAGAACATCCGGACCATGAGGAGTGGAAAGGACGCGCCTGTGGACCAGCTGGGGGTTGAACACTGCTATGACCTCAGCGCACCCCCGAAG AACAAGGTGAAGTACATCAAGCAGACCAGTGCTATCCTGCAGCAGCGCTATGATGGGGACATCCCAGCCTCCTTGGCAGAGCTGGTGGCACTGCCAGGCGTTGGGCCCAAGATGGCGCATTTGGCCATGGCAGTGGCCTGGGGCACTGTGTCAGGCATTG CAGTGGACACACACGTGCACAGAATCGTAAACCGACTCAGGTGGACCAGGAAGGCAACCAAGTCCCCGGAGGAGACCCGCAGGGCACTGGAAGAGTGGCTGCCCAG GGAGCTGTGGAGCGAGATCAATGGACTGCTGGTGGGCTTTGGCCAGCAGACTTGCCTGCCCCTCCACCCACGCTGCCAGGCCTGCCTCAACCGGGCCCTGTGCCCAGCTGCACACGGACTCTGA